GGACATGCTCATCCTCAGGGTTTGTACCATGAAAATGTGAACGTTGTATGTTGAGCGattaataagaataataataataacaatagacTTTGTTAGAATGGaatttcacaaaataacaatataaatttaactgaTTGGCAAGGGCGAAGTTAAAACAATCGTTTTTTCTTCCACTCAAACCTGCcataaaagtaaacaaaatataataaagaaaaaaacagaaaaatggaaaaatacaaaacaaaactaaacgaggtacaaataaaactaataataatagtacaccaataaaaaataaaacgaaagaaaagatttttaaagatattaataCAGCTGCATAAAAAGCAAAACCAAATCATCGCATTCTAAACGACGGCAAGctcaacatttttaatgattgGGGTAagctattataaaatttaggtAAGTTGTAAGAGAATAATCTCTCAAATAATGTAGTAACATGTAGCGGTGGTGTGACGATACCCTTGCTTCCAACATTTAAGTTATGGACATCAGTGCAGAATGTAATCTTAACATACAAATAAGATGGACATTTAAGCAACAGTAACTTATGATAAAATGAAACCATATGGTATATGCGACGATTAAACATATTCAGCCACCGAAGATCGATCAGCCTGTGTGAGACATGGCACCCTCGTCGAAGTCCGAAAATCATTCCCACACATGAATTCTGAACACGCTGAACTGTTTGTGAAGGTTTTGAGTTCAGACAACTATGATATACTGTATCACAAAAGCTAAAATGGCTCAGCACTAAGGAATCGCAACGCATAATCTTTGTCCTGCGATTTCCCTTTCGACcccgattttttttgtgaatgagtaaaaaatttaaaatttagcaTAACAgttacttaatttattttatgatttttggtttttgtcTCATACtcacaaactttttaatttttgacttttGATGTGTACACTACAGTGCACACTGGGATTTAATGGAGTAGGCGTATGTACACTATAGTGTACACTGGTATTAAAAGTCGTAAATTTTTCGGTGTAATAAAGAACTAAATATGTGTATTTCaccatttatttaaaaaaacagcaAAAGAACAAGTAAAACGGAAATGaacaaagtaatttattttttcgtatGAAAAGTGGCAAAACAATTTTGCTTTTTGCCAATACATAGGTGGATTTGACATTTTTCACATTTGATGTGTGTCCTGCTCTTACACGACATCATTTTGCACCTAGACGCAAAAATTTTGTCATCAAACACTGGAAGGTGGTGTAGACCATCTAAGCGTATGTCGGGGATAGGTAAAGATTCCGGGTTTTGTCGGCTCATAGATGATGATAAAAGTGGTGAATCTTTTAGAGGTCTTCCGCGTGCTTTCAAAGTTGGGGGTTTATTAGCTCCAATAAGCCCTTCTGCGATATATGCACGAAAATGTAAAAGATCCATAATATCTTTCTTACGTAGACCAAGCCTTTCAGCTTTGGCCCTATACACTAACCAAGAATTTACGCATGCTAAAGCAATAGAATGTGTAAACATCCGAAGTGTCCATTTACGTGATCGTATTTTAGTGCGATAAATACTGattaaaaaatccattttatcCACTCCACCCatgtttatattataattttttatgacagTTTGATTGACATTTTTTCAATTCAGCGTCAGTAGAAAAAGGGGGCTTGTGAAAGCGGTCAATTCTTGCAGTTCCAGCAGCATGTATATATCTGTGCTTCAAATACTGCAGCAACTGatagtttgaaaaaaaattatcaaaatatagCTGCACGTTTACTTATTGTATTCGTTCAGACAGCTTGAGCAGTGCGGAGGCTCCCACACCAAAGATTTCAACTTGATCAGAATTGAACTCTGTTGTAGTCCCCTGATAGATTATGAAGTCATACACAACACCACTTGCTCCACATAATGTGTAAATTTTTACCCCCCAAGAACTGGGCTTATTTTTCATGCATTGCTTTACATTTAACCTTCCTTTGAAAGGAACCATCTGTTCATCAATACTCAACTTGGTTTCCAGTGGCAATTGTAATATTCGTTTCCGAATTGTATTGTAGAGTGGTCGTATTTTCCAAAATCTATCTTTGCATTCAGGTGGTTTTTCTTCTACGTTCACAAAATGTAAGAATGACCTCAATTTGTGAAATCTATCACGAGGCATTGCATCGGCGATAGTTGGGATACGTAGTTTATTTTCCCAGTAACACTTAAGTCTTGGATAGGGCAAGTTCCCCATCAAAATATGCATGCCAACAAATACTTCTAATTCATTTTGAGTTGTTGCTGCAAATCGTGCGTGTTGCTGAACTGCAAAAAGGTTCGTATTGACTGTCATAAGTTCAAACAAATCTTTTGTAAAATACTGTCTAAAGAAATGCAGAGAACTTTCTAGGTCAATATCTGCTGGAATAGGAGGTGTGTACCAATTTATTCCTGGTGTTATATACGTCACATTCTTACGCCAGCAAATTTTTGTGGGTGGAGTTAGttcatta
This genomic stretch from Onthophagus taurus isolate NC chromosome 7, IU_Otau_3.0, whole genome shotgun sequence harbors:
- the LOC139430497 gene encoding piggyBac transposable element-derived protein 3-like, whose product is MNRKPLKYEELVKLIEEGLSDIECLSGEEDECEIDLCEQRDAGGDISDNEELEVNAHEPTDLAEHSETLEDNETVPVAKKGKIGKKMQKNIYYENNELTPPTKICWRKNVTYITPGINWYTPPIPADIDLESSLHFFRQYFTKDLFELMTVNTNLFAVQQHARFAATTQNELEVFVGMHILMGNLPYPRLKCYWENKLRIPTIADAMPRDRFHKLRSFLHFVNVEEKPPECKDRFWKIRPLYNTIRKRILQLPLETKLSIDEQMVPFKGRLNVKQCMKNKPSSWGVKIYTLCGASGVVYDFIIYQGTTTEFNSDQVEIFGVGASALLKLSERIQ